Part of the Nicotiana sylvestris chromosome 5, ASM39365v2, whole genome shotgun sequence genome is shown below.
GATGGGCACATTTCTTTGTCTCATGTTCCTACTTCTTCTCAAATGGCTAATATTCTTGCTAAGTCCTTGACAGGTTTGCAGTATCGCACTTTATCTGGCAAGTTGcaccctccaacttgagggggtgTTGGAGTTACATGACAACCGGACATTTTAAGTTGCATATAGTTTATATAGTTAGGCCACAGGCCCattattctttatttatttgatCCGATTTTGTATTATTTGTAATAATATGCACACTCTATAAATAGGGCTTAGAGAACATTCTGGATGATTTTTGGCCTACTTTTCAATATACAGATTCTCTCTCATTTGTTGTTCTCTCACTTTTCTTTAAAAATCCTAACCATGGCTTCATTAAATCCGGTTAATCTCCAAAATTAACAGCTACCAGATGAAATAAAAAGGCTCATCAGCTGTATCTCAAACCTACTCTAGATATTCCAAATGACTTTCAAAATCTCACTTTCAGCAATGAAAAATATATCTTCAATTCCAAAGTTACGTGAACTACAAACTATTTCAATGCTCTatccaaatcaaaaaaaaaaaattgattataAGAAATAGAACAACGTTCAGTAAAATTCAAAATATGGTGAATTTAAAAAGAATAATagtattttagaaataaaatacaacattTGAAAAATTCAGctctaaaagaagaagaaaaataacgaATTATGTGTGAGAGAGATGTGCATTTCATATGCATTGATATATACATTATAAAGCAACCTTAACATAAAGCATAATTGATTATAACAGTGTTTTAAAGGCGTTTTTGGGACAAGCCCTGGGGGAGGCGCACCAAAAATGCCCCGAGGCGATGGTAGGGGCGAAAGTCTCAAGAGGCGTATGCCCAGCAATTCGGGGCGTACGCCCGAGCATTAAGGCGGGTTTTTGTAGTGAGGCGTAAGCCCAAGagactttttaaaattaaaataaaatttgctGAAAAAGTCCTTAATATAATACCCAAATTCTCAAAAGTCATCTTTTAATtacttaaaagttttaaaaaggaactgcaacattaaatttaaaaatcgaaaccttattttATTGCTAGAACCCCTAATTTATGGTCTTTCCCAAATATTTATCTTGTCCAATAGTATGCTACTATCTCCCAAAAGCGACGAACAACTAATATTTTTGTTTTCGGcaaataaaaagaaaactcaATCTCCTCCATAGCAGTAAGTTCAAAGTTCAAATCGCAGGTTAGTCATCCTTTTTGTTCCTCCACGTAGaaaactttattattttcaaCTCAAGTTACTTGTGCTTGTAAGCAACGTATAATCgattgttttgactagtttttttttttggggatGAAGCACATCTATACATATTTTTCACTTATTTATAGTTTTATtcaatttttatgcatttttaccTCTTTAAAAGTATTTACTGTAATTATACTATTTTatgaaatataaaaaattaaatatctgTGGGGCTTATGCCCCGTTCTTCGGGGCTTACACCTCGCTGAGGCATATGTAAAACGCCTCGCCTTACGCCTACGCTTTTTAAAACACTGATTATACACAACGTATATTCTTTATAAATATAGTGTGTATATAAAATACACCgagtatacataaattatacgtCAAATATAAACTCTGGCGAATTCAATAGATATAAACACGTAAATGTAGGAGCCGTCAGCGGGATCAACCAACAAATGATAGGACAGAGAGAAGGGCTCATTGACTAATCAGTGATCCCTGGGCCATGTCCCTACGGATTGGTTGAAGTGTAGAAAttctcttttaattttctttctacTCCGAGTAAAATTTCGTTCTTGTTGTGTGAATTAGACCCAATCGTGCCGAGTAAAGCTTCAACCTTGTTGAGTGAATAAGAGTTAAGACCCGATCGACCTTATGAGCTTGTCAGGTTTTTCACCATCTATTTTTCCTCAAATATGTGAGAACTGTGCAACTATAACAGTGTCATCCCAAAGCTCTGTTTTAGCAAATGAACACCAGTTAGCTCGTTTTATAGCTTTAAGAAAATGATTAAGTTTTAGCCCCAAACTTATGGAAGATAGTGGCATTACTAACCCTCAATATGGCACTTTCATAGACTTCTTCAGTCATTGATTCACATTCTCACTGAAGCTAAAATGGCAAATTCAATCATATGATACAGAAAATTTCGGACAACATAAAACTTTCCAAGCACAAAGCAAGAAGCTAGTTTATTTAGATTCAACAGTGACAAATCTATGTTACAAGTTCTGATCAATTCAAAAATACTTCTGTTCTATTTCTCACAGAGACAACAAACATAGGGATGCAAAAGGAAAGCTTGAGAACATTACTGCCAAGTTTATCAGTTTAAAGGAATAGGAATGTATTTTTGTTCAACCATGTTAAAAGTTTGGCTCCTTTTAAGTCAACTTGTGAATGGTTTTCATATCAGCAGCTTCCTGGATAGTCCCCTTCTCAACATGGTCCCACCACTTGAACAAGAAGTTGTCGACGACTAGTCTGAACCAAGGAGATAGCTTCAAACCGTCCTCACCTGCATCTGCTTTCCTCAAAAGTTCTTTCAGTTGTTCTTGGTTCACATATTTGATATCAGCAACTTCATCCGGGTTCGGGTTCACATTAACATCACGGACGATGAATAGAAGATAATCAACTGCAATAAAAAGGGAAGGATTAACCACGAGTTATACCTATTCTACCCTATGCAACCTACATTCTAGCCGGTCTGTGAGACCAAAAGCAGCAATAAATGTTTTATGCCAGTAAATCCCTAGCAAAAAATAGAAAGTAGTTCTACAATGCTATATGCGCTAAGATTCAAGTACAAAGAAGATGAGTTATTACGTTCATGCTCTCCCCACTTTCCATCAGAGGGTGCCTTGTAAAGCATACGGCCCAATGGCGTGAACTGGTCAACTGGGACATCTTCAGCTGGAATACCCAATTCATCAAGAAGCTTCCTTTGTGCTGCGTTTCTTACACCTAAAGTTTGAAATTATGGCGTAGAATTTAGATAGAGTTAATTAGAAGTTATGATATAGAATGAGGTAAACAAGATGGGGTAAAAAGTAGAATTTCAGCTCAAAAAACATACCAAGAGCATTCTCCTCAATTAGCTCAGACTCTCGGTAGAGCGGATGGCTGCAGCATGTGTTCGTCCATACCAAAGGAAAGGTTACCTTTGTTGCAGATCGTTGCTACACATAGAATGCGACAATAACATATATTAAGCATTTTAATCTTCGAAAGCTACAACAATGCATCTCAACTACAATAATTTGACAACTTATGACTGCTTATTTTATAGCTTCTGTCAATACTAATATTCTAATATTGAGATGATATCTGACAATACCAAGAACTCCTGCCAGTGTACTACGTAATCATTCAGCAAATTACTTCTATCAGCCTTTTCTGTAACAATTTGTactgaaaggaaaaataacaaCTGAGGTCTTTTGACAGCAATTACACTACAACACTTGCACCTTATATATGCCACATACCTGAAGAAGAAGCTCATACTTCGAGTTGAAAAGAAATACACTGAAAGCTCTGTGCAGCAAATTCAACGATTCAATCCTTTCCATCAAATGACCTGCACATCAATAGTGGATTATTTGGGCAAAAATATTAGACATAAAAACAATGATCATATAAACAAGAATGTGAtgctttctccttttttttttgtccCGGTTGTGAGTGGAAATCAGAGAAGTTCTCCTCTCTTACTATTTTCGTGGCAGCTAAAAGCTGAATGTGAAATAGTAGTCATCCTTTCATCCTATCTTAATCATATCCTAGAGTTTACTTTTTTCTAATCTAGAGTTTACTtagctacaacaacaacaaaaaacccagtgtaatcccataaATGGGGTCTGGAAAGGGTGGTGTGTACGCATAAAATCCACACCTTTGATTACCAGATATATAAACACAATAGAGAAAAAAGTTTACTATTCTAATCTTTCTATATAACCTTTCACTCAGGAAACAAATGCGAGGGGCGTGTTTTCATGTTCCTTTCTGTACAATAAAACACTTCAGTCGGTGCAATATGAGTGCAGCAGATCTAGTACTGCTGCATGCCCTTCTATTCATCCACTCTATAATACCCATCCTTCTATAGGAACAAAGAATTGTCACCAAATAGCCACCTGATAAAGTTAAAGAATCTGGACTTCCTCGACTCTTTACGAGACTTTTCCAAGTGATGCAAAGTTAATAATTGTCGATAATTAAGCTCTTTAGAGGTTATTTGGGTCAACTCAAATTTTCACA
Proteins encoded:
- the LOC104238542 gene encoding isopentenyl-diphosphate Delta-isomerase I, with amino-acid sequence MGDVEADANMDAVQRRLMFEDECILVDENDQVVGHDTKYNCHLMERIESLNLLHRAFSVFLFNSKYELLLQQRSATKVTFPLVWTNTCCSHPLYRESELIEENALGVRNAAQRKLLDELGIPAEDVPVDQFTPLGRMLYKAPSDGKWGEHELDYLLFIVRDVNVNPNPDEVADIKYVNQEQLKELLRKADAGEDGLKLSPWFRLVVDNFLFKWWDHVEKGTIQEAADMKTIHKLT